A genomic segment from Diospyros lotus cultivar Yz01 chromosome 5, ASM1463336v1, whole genome shotgun sequence encodes:
- the LOC127801759 gene encoding CDPK-related protein kinase isoform X3, giving the protein MANFTCLTGRNGEENFSVSGRIGRMTSAIAIEDVRREVKILQALKGHNNLVQFYDAFEDHDNVYIVMELCAGGELLDRILSRGGKYSEDDAKAVMVQILDVVAFCHLQGVVHRDLKPENFLFVSKDEHSQLKAIDFGLSDFVRPDERLNDIVGSAYYVAPEVFYRSYSTEADVWSIGVIAYILLCGSRPFWARTESGIFRAVLRADPSFDEAPWPSLSSEAKDFVKRLLSKDPRKRMSAAQALSHPWIRNYNDVKVPLDVHIFRLLKAYMRSSSLRKAALRALSKTLVVDELSYLKEQFALLEPNKNGCITIDSIRMALTKNMTDALRESRIPDFLSSLNALQYRRMDFEEFCAAALSVHQLEALDQWEQHARCAYEIFEKNGNRAIVIEELASELSLGPSVPVHAVLHDWIRHTDGKLSFHGFVKLLHGPSSRTLTKAQ; this is encoded by the exons ATGGCAAATTTCACTTGTTTGACTGGAAGGAACGGGGAGGAAAATTTTTCTGTTAGTGGACGGATTGGGCGG ATGACATCGGCTATTGCAATTGAGGATGTTAGAAGGGAGGTGAAGATACTGCAAGCATTAAAAGGACACAACAATCTCGTGCAATTCTACGATGCATTTGAAGACCATGATAATGTCTATATAGTAATGGA GTTATGTGCGGGAGGGGAACTTTTGGATAGAATACTCTCAAG GGGTGGGAAATACTCTGAGGATGATGCAAAGGCTGTCATGGTACAAATTTTAGATGTTGTTGCATTTTGTCATCTCCAAGGTGTTGTACACCGGGATCTAAAACCAGAG AATTTTTTGTTTGTCTCCAAGGATGAGCACTCCCAGTTAAAAGCTATAGATTTTGGGTTATCAGATTTTGTCAGGCCAG ATGAAAGACTCAATGATATTGTTGGAAGTGCATACTATGTGGCGCCTGAAGTCTTTTACAGATCTTACAGTACTGAAGCCGATGTGTGGAGTATAGGAGTGATAGCATATATTCTTCTGTGTGGCAGTCGCCCATTTTGGGCCCGAACTGAGTCTGGGATTTTTAGGGCAGTCCTAAGGGCTGATCCAAGTTTTGATGAAGCTCCTTGGCCTTCCTTATCTTCagaggctaaggattttgttaAGCGTCTACTAAGCAAAGATCCTAGGAAGAGGATGAGTGCTGCTCAGGCTTTAA GTCACCCTTGGATTCGGAATTATAATGATGTAAAAGTCCCTCTTGATGTTCATATATTCAGATTACTGAAGGCATATATGCGATCTTCATCTTTGCGTAAGGCTGCTCTGAGG GCATTGTCTAAAACATTGGTTGTGGATGAACTCTCCTATCTCAAGGAGCAATTTGCGCTTTTAGAGCCAAACAAAAATGGCTGCATAACCATAGACAGTATTAGGATG GCCTTGACGAAAAACATGACAGATGCATTAAGGGAGTCACGCATTCCTGATTTCCTTTCCTCG CTAAATGCACTACAATACAGAAGAATGGACTTTGAAGAATTTTGTGCAGCTGCGTTGAGTGTCCATCAGCTGGAGGCTCTGGATCAGTGGGAACAACATGCTCGTTGTGcatatgaaatatttgagaagaaTGGAAATAGGGCTATTGTCATTGAGGAACTTGCTTCG GAGCTTAGCCTCGGCCCCTCAGTTCCGGTTCATGCTGTTCTTCATGACTGGATACGGCACACGGATGGAAAGCTGAGCTTCCACGGCTTTGTCAAATTGTTGCACGGTCCATCCAGCCGAACCCTCACCAAGGCACAGTAA
- the LOC127801583 gene encoding pentatricopeptide repeat-containing protein At5g39710, translating to MRFPKPHPCARLHSQLPALLRNSPFSSLSAASPSGASIADKAIAILKRHQTIHLEPLSPQFTPQSASYLLLCSQFDKTLTLRFIGWARNRAFFDSRCKCLALHVLTRFKLYKTAQSLAEDLAVDVADGTGEVVFQCLKETYHVCNSSSAVFDLVVKSYCHLNMIEKARHTIRLAQLNGFMPTVLSYNSVLEAIIRSHGSIALAEEFYQEMKNSGISPNVFTYNILIRGFCGVKELDRSLRLFSEMERSGCFPNVVTFNTLTDAYCKMGRIDDALGLLKSLPDRGLEPNVISYNIMINGLCREERMKETGEFLEEMRWRGFVPNEVTYNTLVNGYCREGNFHQALVLHAEMVKNGLSPNVVTYTSLIHGMCKAGNLKRAMEFFDQIHARGLHPNERTYTTLIDGFSQQGFLKEAYRLLNEMTECGFSPSIVTYNTLINGHCVLGRVEEALGVIEDMVRRGLAPDVVTYSTIISGFCKNHELDKAFQIKQEMVKKGILPDAVTYSSLIQGLCQQRRLSEACDLFQEMLRMNLPPDECTYTTLINAYCAEGDVRSALRLHDEMIKKGFLPDVVTYNVLINGLSKQARTREAKKLLFKLYYEESIPNDVTYNTLIENCANTEFKNAVALMKGFCMQGLMNEADQVFDSMLQRNHKPNAAAYNVIIHGHCRGGNLRKAFNLYKEMVHYGFVPHTVTVIALIKELFKEGRSEDMSLVLGNTLRSCRLTDAELAKALVEVNHKAGNMNAVFNLLTEMAKDGLLPTSG from the coding sequence ATGCGCTTTCCTAAACCTCACCCTTGTGCCCGGCTTCACTCCCAGCTGCCGGCCCTTCTCAGAAATTcacctttctcttctctctccgcCGCCTCGCCCTCCGGCGCTAGCATCGCCGACAAAGCCATAGCCATCCTCAAACGCCACCAAACCATCCACCTCGAACCTTTGTCTCCCCAATTTACCCCTCAATCGGCCTCCTATTTACTCCTCTGCTCCCAGTTCgacaaaaccctaaccctaaggTTCATCGGCTGGGCTCGAAACCGTGCTTTCTTCGATTCCCGATGCAAGTGTCTCGCCCTCCATGTCCTCACCAGGTTCAAGCTCTACAAGACCGCTCAGTCCCTCGCCGAAGACCTCGCCGTCGACGTTGCCGACGGGACCGGCGAGGTCGTTTTTCAGTGCCTCAAGGAGACTTACCATGTCTGCAATTCGAGCTCGGCAGTTTTCGATCTCGTGGTAAAGTCCTATTGTCACTTGAACATGATTGAAAAAGCTAGGCACACTATTCGCTTAGCTCAACTGAATGGCTTTATGCCTACCGTACTGTCGTATAATTCAGTTCTTGAGGCAATAATTAGGTCTCACGGCTCCATTGCATTGGCTGAGGAATTCTACCAGGAAATGAAGAACAGTGGTATTTCGCCAAATGTATTTACATACAATATACTGATCAGGGGTTTTTGCGGGGTTAAGGAATTGGATAGGAGTTTGAGGTTGTTCAGTGAAATGGAACGAAGTGGGTGTTTCCCCAATGTGGTTACTTTTAATACCTTAACAGATGCATACTGTAAGATGGGTAGGATTGATGATGCGTTGGGGTTGTTAAAATCATTGCCAGATAGGGGTTTGGAGCCAAATGTGATTTCATACAATATAATGATCAATGGGTTGTGTAGAGAAGAGAGGATGAAGGAGACAGGAGAGTTTCTTGAGGAAATGAGGTGGAGAGGGTTTGTACCTAATGAGGTGACATATAACACCCTTGTCAATGGTTATTGTAGAGAAGGTAATTTTCATCAAGCTCTTGTTTTGCATGCGGAGATGGTGAAGAATGGTCTCTCTCCAAATGTTGTTACATACACTTCACTGATCCACGGTATGTGTAAGGCAGGGAACCTAAAGCGAGCAATGGAATTCTTTGATCAGATACATGCTAGGGGACTTCATCCAAATGAGAGAACATATACAACGCTAATTGATGGCTTCTCCCAGCAGGGATTCTTGAAGGAAGCTTATCGCCTTCTGAATGAAATGACTGAATGTGGATTTTCACCTTCCATTGTTACATACAATACACTAATCAATGGACACTGTGTATTGGGGAGGGTGGAAGAGGCTTTAGGAGTTATTGAAGATATGGTACGGAGAGGATTGGCCCCAGATGTTGTGACTTATAGTACAATCATTTCTGGTTTTTGCAAAAATCATGAGTTGGACAAGGCCTTCCAAATAAAACAGGAGATGGTGAAGAAAGGAATTTTACCAGATGCTGTTACCTATTCATCATTGATTCAGGGTCTGTGCCAGCAGAGAAGACTAAGCGAAGCATGTGATCTTTTCCAGGAGATGTTGAGAATGAATCTTCCTCCAGATGAATGCACTTATACTACCTTGATAAATGCTTATTGTGCAGAAGGGGATGTCAGAAGTGCTCTTCGTCTGCATGATGAAATGATCAAAAAGGGCTTCCTTCCAGATGTTGTTACCTATAACGTGCTAATAAATGGGCTTAGCAAACAAGCTCGGACAAGGGAGGCAAAGAAGCTTCTCTTCAAGCTGTATTATGAGGAATCCATTCCAAATGATGTCACATATAATACACTGATAGAAAATTGtgctaatactgaatttaagaaTGCTGTAGCTCTCATGAAGGGATTCTGCATGCAAGGTTTGATGAACGAAGCAGATCAGGTCTTTGATTCAATGCTTCAAAGAAACCACAAGCCTAATGCAGCAGCTTACAATGTCATTATACATGGTCATTGTAGGGGTGGAAATTTGCGTAAGGCATTCAATCTGTACAAAGAAATGGTTCATTATGGATTTGTACCTCATACAGTTACTGTAATTGCTCTGATTAAAGAACTTTTTAAAGAAGGGAGAAGTGAGGATATGAGTCTAGTTCTTGGGAACACACTGAGGAGCTGTAGGCTTACTGATGCTGAACTTGCAAAAGCCCTGGTTGAGGTCAACCACAAAGCAGGGAACATGAATGCAGTTTTTAATCTTCTTACAGAAATGGCCAAGGATGGGCTTCTCCCAACTAGTGGTTAA